A DNA window from Impatiens glandulifera chromosome 7, dImpGla2.1, whole genome shotgun sequence contains the following coding sequences:
- the LOC124945723 gene encoding phosphatidylcholine:diacylglycerol cholinephosphotransferase 1-like: MAGERSPPMIITVKNKNKNVKSHQKIPNVQNPDHAIWANAAFTKWGTEEILAVVKDHKIPCAFVLALFFFMWTEYTLNMISPSSPPFDIGFVVTAHLHRILAADLDLNNFLAGLNTVFVGMQTSYIIGTWVLEGRPRSTIAALFMFTCRGILGYSTQLPLPQEFLGSGVDFPVGNLSFFLFYSGHVAASIIASIDMRRLQRKKMACIFDVLNVLQFVRLLASRGHYTIDLAAGIGAGILFDSLAGTYLDRKQVLNTTSKKCVKEILD, translated from the exons ATGGCCGGCGAACGTTCACCTCCGATGATCATAACCGtcaagaacaagaacaagaatgttAAATCGCATCAGAAAATTCCCAATGTCCAGAACCCAGATCACGCGATTTGGGCAAACGCAGCGTTCACGAAATGGGGAACAGAAGAAATATTGGCTGTAGTGAAAGATCACAAGATCCCCTGCGCATTCGTTCTTGCCTTGTTCTTCTTCATGTGGACAGAGTATACCCTTAACATGATCTCCCCTTCATCGCCGCCGTTCGATATCGGATTTGTTGTCACCGCTCACCTTCACCGGATTCTCGCCGCCGATCTTGATCTCAATAACTTCCTCGCCGGACTTAACACT GTTTTTGTGGGGATGCAAACATCGTACATAATTGGGACATGGGTTCTTGAAGGTCGGCCAAGATCTACTATAGCTGCTCTGTTCATGTTCACTTGCAGAGGAATTCTTGGTTATTCTACTCAACTGCCTTTGCCTCAG gaatttttagggtcaggAGTGGACTTTCCGGTGGGGAATTTAtcgtttttcttattttattcgGGTCACGTCGCTGCTTCGATCATAGCATCTATCGACATGAGAAGATTGCAGAGGAAAAAGATGGCTTGTATTTTCGACGTTCTGAATGTGTTACAATTTGTGAGGTTGCTCGCCAGTCGGGGACATTACACAATCGATTTGGCTGCTGGGATTGGTGCGGGAATTCTCTTCGACTCCTTGGCTGGAACTTACTTGGATAGAAAACAAGTGCTTAACACAACTTCAAAGAAATGTGTGAAAGAAATACTAGATTGA